One window from the genome of Bacteroidota bacterium encodes:
- a CDS encoding class I SAM-dependent methyltransferase — MFIASLGFYKKLSFNRSKRLAQKLVPLITPANAHILDFGAGNMYMARVLAETMPQVQITAVDVIEDQNLDRELLNNPRVQFRVCEVGELPFAEGTFDIAIASAVMHHTPDPDFYLADLARTLKPGGSILLIEEMYHNTPDKLYIMAEDWILNKMKEGVPVPLNFRSYNYYKQLFTRLGLTISYEGFIRPGFPWKHHYVFKLTKS, encoded by the coding sequence ATGTTTATAGCCAGTTTAGGTTTTTATAAAAAGCTTTCGTTCAACCGCTCAAAACGTCTTGCCCAAAAGCTGGTTCCCCTTATTACTCCTGCCAATGCTCACATCCTTGATTTTGGTGCGGGCAATATGTACATGGCAAGGGTGTTGGCCGAAACCATGCCGCAAGTACAAATAACCGCGGTAGATGTAATTGAAGACCAAAACCTTGACCGTGAATTGCTAAACAACCCTCGTGTACAGTTTAGGGTTTGTGAAGTAGGCGAATTACCTTTTGCCGAGGGTACATTTGACATAGCCATTGCATCAGCCGTAATGCACCATACCCCCGACCCTGATTTTTACCTTGCCGATTTGGCTCGCACACTAAAACCCGGTGGAAGCATTTTGCTTATAGAGGAGATGTATCACAACACTCCCGATAAGCTATACATAATGGCCGAAGATTGGATACTGAACAAAATGAAAGAGGGTGTGCCCGTTCCGCTTAATTTCAGGTCGTATAACTATTACAAGCAACTGTTTACCCGTTTAGGACTTACCATCAGCTACGAGGGGTTTATACGTCCCGGATTTCCTTGGAAACACCACTACGTATTTAAACTTACAAAAAGCTAA
- a CDS encoding FAD-binding oxidoreductase produces the protein MISFWEKNSFTRYDIIIIGGGITGLSTACSLKENNPKKTVLVLERGIFPTGASTKNAGFACFVKACEMLSDIKLSDAETVAQIALNRKNGLDKLRARLGDNNIGYIQNGGYELVFNDDTGFDLGEIEHLNQLLHPYFNSQVFYDKTSEIGALGFGNTKHLIYTPLEGQINTGMMMQSLAAYATSLGVKIITGAEVIEFDETENGISVFVNHRQLNENVEFECEKLALCTNAFTGDFLPDLQISPGRGQVLITKPIDNLKFKGTFHFEEGYFYFRDFGDRLLFGGGRNLDFETETTTAYERNDYIISELKDFIDEVILPGQAYEIDRVWQGIMGFTPDKKPIVKKITDSIAVGFGCNGMGVALGSTTGEKLATLLLE, from the coding sequence ATGATTAGTTTTTGGGAAAAAAATTCATTTACCCGCTATGACATTATCATCATAGGGGGCGGTATCACAGGCTTATCAACCGCCTGTTCGCTAAAAGAGAACAATCCGAAAAAAACGGTATTGGTACTTGAAAGAGGCATCTTTCCTACCGGAGCAAGCACCAAAAATGCGGGGTTTGCCTGTTTTGTTAAAGCTTGCGAAATGCTTTCGGATATTAAGTTATCCGATGCTGAAACCGTTGCTCAAATAGCCCTTAACCGCAAAAACGGTTTGGATAAGCTGCGTGCCCGATTGGGTGATAATAACATTGGCTACATACAAAACGGCGGGTATGAACTGGTTTTTAATGATGATACCGGTTTTGACCTTGGGGAAATTGAACACCTAAACCAATTATTACATCCCTATTTCAATAGTCAGGTATTTTATGATAAAACAAGCGAAATAGGTGCTTTGGGGTTTGGGAACACCAAACACTTGATATACACCCCGCTTGAAGGGCAGATAAATACAGGCATGATGATGCAATCGCTGGCGGCGTATGCAACATCGTTAGGTGTTAAGATTATTACCGGTGCCGAAGTAATTGAGTTTGATGAAACTGAAAACGGCATAAGCGTTTTTGTGAACCACCGCCAACTGAACGAGAATGTTGAGTTTGAATGTGAGAAGTTGGCCTTGTGTACCAATGCTTTTACGGGTGATTTTTTACCTGATTTGCAAATAAGCCCCGGCCGCGGACAGGTATTGATTACTAAACCTATTGACAATCTTAAGTTTAAAGGTACATTCCATTTTGAAGAGGGGTATTTTTATTTCAGAGATTTTGGCGACAGGCTATTATTTGGTGGCGGACGTAATCTTGATTTTGAAACCGAGACTACTACCGCCTACGAACGCAACGACTACATTATTAGTGAACTGAAAGATTTTATTGACGAGGTGATTTTGCCCGGCCAAGCGTATGAAATAGACCGTGTGTGGCAAGGTATCATGGGCTTTACCCCCGATAAAAAACCCATAGTCAAAAAAATTACCGACAGTATTGCCGTAGGATTCGGCTGTAATGGCATGGGCGTGGCATTAGGCAGCACCACAGGTGAAAAACTGGCAACCTTGCTGCTAGAATAG
- a CDS encoding phytanoyl-CoA dioxygenase family protein has product MDATITLAAKTDTGRLGIMFLKRYWEKQRAIAVRKATPNMFADEWSIDKSLLSVVGIGEEQMLKFLFMQNPTFEELEAWVLEVNGGSLATDKVMSFNKCLVEGDIPVALGSDTEMVLSEADLAFWDENGYVIVRNAVDKQGCEDAIAAICSHIGVDLSNPSTWYLGQNKAGIMVQLWQHETLEKNRRSKRIRDAFRQLWRREDVFVNADRGGFNPPETDNYKFQGSPLHWDVSLSQPIPFGTQGILYLTDTQANQGAFTAVPGFQHKVGQWLQSLPPDANPREQNFYELGAKPIAANAGDLIIWHHALPHGASPNTSTAPRIVQYLNYKPVMMDIHPVWL; this is encoded by the coding sequence ATGGATGCCACTATTACTCTTGCAGCAAAAACAGATACCGGACGTTTGGGTATAATGTTTCTTAAAAGATATTGGGAAAAACAACGGGCTATAGCAGTAAGAAAGGCCACACCAAATATGTTTGCCGATGAATGGAGTATTGATAAAAGTTTGCTATCAGTGGTGGGTATTGGCGAAGAACAAATGCTGAAATTTCTTTTCATGCAAAATCCTACGTTTGAAGAACTTGAAGCATGGGTGCTTGAAGTAAATGGCGGCTCTTTGGCAACGGACAAAGTAATGTCTTTTAATAAATGTTTGGTGGAGGGGGATATTCCCGTAGCCTTAGGAAGTGATACAGAAATGGTGTTAAGTGAAGCTGATTTGGCATTTTGGGACGAGAATGGCTATGTAATTGTGCGGAATGCGGTGGATAAGCAAGGCTGTGAAGACGCAATCGCAGCCATTTGCAGCCATATAGGGGTGGATTTAAGCAACCCGTCTACTTGGTATTTGGGTCAAAATAAGGCCGGGATAATGGTGCAGTTATGGCAACATGAAACCCTTGAAAAAAACCGACGGTCAAAGCGCATTCGCGATGCTTTCAGGCAATTATGGCGTAGGGAGGATGTATTTGTGAATGCAGATAGGGGTGGCTTTAACCCTCCTGAAACCGATAATTATAAATTTCAAGGTTCGCCGTTGCATTGGGACGTGAGTTTGTCTCAGCCAATTCCCTTTGGTACACAAGGGATATTATACCTTACCGATACACAGGCCAATCAAGGAGCATTTACAGCTGTACCCGGTTTTCAGCATAAAGTAGGGCAGTGGTTACAGAGCCTTCCTCCCGATGCTAATCCGAGGGAGCAAAACTTTTATGAGTTGGGAGCTAAACCCATTGCCGCAAATGCAGGGGATTTGATAATATGGCACCATGCTTTACCGCACGGGGCAAGTCCTAATACATCAACAGCACCCCGCATTGTACAATATTTAAATTACAAGCCGGTGATGATGGATATACACCCAGTGTGGCTGTAA
- a CDS encoding MBL fold metallo-hydrolase, whose amino-acid sequence MKVTFLGTGTSQGIPVIACGCEVCQSPDPKDKRLRTSIHVETNGLSLVVDTGPDFRQQMLRENINTLDAVIFTHAHKDHIAGMDDIRAYNFVQQNAVPIYADKIVQEALRRDFHYVFADEKYPGIPEVEMNTIEYNTPFTIGTTKIEPIMVWHYRLPVLGFRFGDFTYITDANRIDEAEKEKIKGSKALVLNALRKTEHISHFTLDEAIALAQELQVPDTYLIHLSHQMGKHEEVSKELPAGIHIAYDGLQLVL is encoded by the coding sequence TTGAAAGTTACTTTTTTAGGCACAGGCACTTCGCAGGGTATCCCCGTAATAGCTTGTGGTTGTGAAGTTTGCCAATCACCCGACCCCAAAGACAAGCGTTTACGAACCTCGATACACGTTGAAACAAACGGGTTGAGTTTGGTTGTTGATACCGGTCCTGATTTTCGTCAGCAAATGTTGCGCGAAAACATTAACACCCTTGATGCAGTAATATTTACCCATGCCCACAAAGACCATATTGCGGGAATGGACGATATACGGGCGTATAATTTTGTGCAGCAAAATGCTGTACCCATTTACGCCGATAAGATAGTGCAAGAAGCTTTGAGGCGTGATTTCCATTATGTGTTTGCCGATGAAAAATACCCCGGCATCCCTGAGGTGGAGATGAATACCATTGAATACAATACCCCTTTTACCATCGGGACTACTAAAATTGAACCCATAATGGTTTGGCATTACCGCTTGCCGGTGTTGGGCTTCCGTTTTGGTGATTTCACCTACATTACCGATGCTAACCGCATTGATGAAGCCGAAAAAGAAAAAATAAAAGGTAGTAAAGCACTGGTTCTGAATGCACTTCGTAAAACCGAACACATTTCGCATTTTACGTTGGATGAGGCCATTGCCCTTGCGCAAGAGCTGCAAGTGCCTGATACGTATTTGATACATCTGAGCCACCAAATGGGCAAGCACGAAGAGGTGAGCAAAGAGCTGCCCGCAGGCATACACATTGCCTACGACGGACTTCAATTAGTCCTTTAA
- the thiL gene encoding thiamine-phosphate kinase — translation MFENAGRTELQDLGEFGLIKHLTSAIEHKNTQTIKGVGDDAAVLDYGDKKVLVSTDMLLEGVHFDLAYTPLKHLGYKAVVVNLSDIYAMNGTPKQVTVSIGISNRFSLEAVEELYKGIYAACDHYHVDLVGGDTSSSRQGLVLSVTAVGEVEENKITYRNTAKEGDLLCLSGDVGGAYMGLQLLEREKQVFLANPQMQPDLEGWDYIVSRQLKPEARKDVVEWLAGKGIVPTSMIDVSDGVASEIFHLCSQSGVGMNVYEEKLPIDHQTIQMAEEFKLDVTTAALNGGEDYELLFTIPQSEYDKIKSHKPITVIGHCTAQSEGINIITRNNNKFALQAQGWQHLKKD, via the coding sequence ATGTTTGAAAACGCAGGAAGAACCGAATTGCAAGATTTAGGTGAGTTTGGTTTGATAAAACACCTTACGAGTGCTATTGAACACAAAAACACACAAACAATAAAAGGTGTTGGCGACGATGCGGCCGTGCTTGATTATGGCGATAAGAAAGTATTGGTGAGCACTGATATGTTGTTGGAAGGTGTACATTTTGACCTTGCCTATACCCCGTTGAAGCACTTGGGTTACAAGGCTGTGGTGGTGAACCTTTCTGACATTTATGCCATGAACGGAACACCCAAGCAGGTTACTGTTTCGATCGGGATTTCAAATCGTTTTTCGTTAGAGGCGGTTGAAGAATTGTACAAAGGCATTTATGCTGCTTGCGACCATTACCATGTTGATTTGGTTGGCGGTGATACCTCATCATCAAGGCAGGGATTGGTTTTATCAGTTACCGCAGTGGGTGAGGTAGAAGAAAATAAAATAACCTACCGCAATACCGCCAAAGAAGGTGATTTATTATGCCTTAGCGGCGATGTGGGCGGTGCTTATATGGGTTTGCAGTTGTTGGAGCGTGAAAAGCAAGTGTTTTTAGCCAATCCGCAAATGCAACCCGATTTGGAAGGCTGGGATTATATTGTAAGCCGTCAGTTGAAACCCGAAGCTCGCAAAGACGTTGTTGAATGGTTGGCAGGAAAAGGGATTGTCCCTACATCTATGATTGATGTATCGGACGGGGTAGCTTCTGAAATTTTCCATTTATGCAGTCAATCGGGCGTGGGGATGAATGTGTATGAAGAGAAGCTACCGATTGACCACCAAACCATTCAGATGGCTGAAGAGTTTAAATTGGATGTTACCACAGCAGCCTTGAACGGCGGTGAGGATTACGAACTGCTGTTTACCATTCCGCAAAGTGAGTATGATAAAATTAAGAGCCACAAACCTATTACTGTAATTGGACATTGTACAGCACAAAGCGAAGGCATTAATATTATTACCCGTAACAATAATAAGTTTGCTTTGCAAGCACAAGGCTGGCAACATTTGAAGAAGGATTAA
- a CDS encoding transcriptional regulator, whose translation MAFNDLDPILHSQLRLAVVSLLVGVQSAEFTFIKDKTGATAGNLSVQLNKLKEAGYIDIEKRFHNNYPQTLCKLTPQGLNAFEKYVEALQQYIKPKAE comes from the coding sequence ATGGCCTTTAATGATTTGGACCCCATACTGCACAGCCAACTAAGATTGGCGGTAGTGAGCCTGCTGGTTGGGGTTCAATCGGCTGAATTTACCTTTATAAAAGATAAAACCGGTGCTACCGCAGGCAACCTAAGCGTGCAACTGAACAAACTAAAAGAGGCCGGATATATTGATATCGAAAAGCGTTTTCATAACAATTATCCGCAAACACTTTGCAAACTCACACCTCAGGGACTCAACGCCTTTGAGAAATACGTAGAAGCTCTGCAACAATACATAAAGCCCAAAGCTGAGTAA
- a CDS encoding T9SS type A sorting domain-containing protein, whose protein sequence is MFASLFKTMKTILLSVTMSLVAAIGSLWAQPTLNNHEKFTPGSVVNFYVMDTSNIHSGASGANAIWNFANLVQTNETYTKQYVLPEITEMGDSFPAATLAEVGNDGTTLYFQQRNDTIYEIGAWLDYNNILLKYSRPQVRSVSPQTYQAVHTSDALYQYKYDTYSYKSGGAYTITADSYGTLVLPQGTYNNVVRIRTETLYYDTLQGAGGYVQQVHRVKHSWYNLYNNAPLFEMDSVRVQSPFYNNTRRGIYILKNPSNSVVTATKDDVRVWLNQSCLNVTGLPENLPTVYIYDALGKMITQATRKIGTTTAEYALEHPLTTGIYYIVLPANSVQYTAKLLVN, encoded by the coding sequence ATGTTTGCATCTCTATTTAAAACTATGAAAACAATTCTTTTATCTGTAACAATGAGTTTAGTGGCCGCTATCGGCTCGCTTTGGGCCCAGCCCACACTCAATAACCATGAAAAATTTACACCGGGCAGTGTAGTAAACTTTTATGTGATGGATACCTCCAACATCCACTCGGGAGCATCGGGTGCTAATGCAATATGGAACTTTGCCAACTTGGTGCAAACAAATGAAACCTACACAAAACAATACGTATTACCCGAAATAACCGAAATGGGCGACAGTTTCCCTGCGGCAACCCTCGCAGAGGTGGGAAACGACGGTACTACTTTGTATTTTCAGCAAAGAAATGATACTATTTACGAAATAGGAGCATGGCTGGATTACAACAACATACTACTTAAATACAGTCGTCCTCAAGTAAGGAGCGTTAGCCCGCAAACGTATCAGGCTGTGCACACAAGCGATGCTCTTTATCAATACAAGTACGATACCTATTCGTACAAAAGTGGAGGGGCTTACACAATTACCGCCGATAGTTACGGAACATTGGTTCTGCCCCAAGGAACTTATAACAATGTGGTAAGAATACGTACTGAAACGCTTTACTATGATACATTACAGGGCGCAGGGGGCTATGTGCAACAAGTGCATAGAGTAAAACACAGTTGGTACAACCTTTACAACAACGCTCCTTTATTTGAAATGGACTCAGTTAGGGTACAATCGCCATTTTACAACAACACCCGTCGCGGTATATATATCCTAAAAAATCCATCAAATTCAGTAGTAACTGCAACTAAAGACGACGTGAGAGTGTGGTTAAACCAATCTTGTTTAAATGTGACTGGGTTACCCGAAAATTTGCCTACTGTATATATTTATGATGCTTTGGGAAAAATGATAACCCAAGCTACCCGCAAAATAGGAACAACAACTGCGGAGTATGCGCTTGAGCATCCGCTTACAACTGGTATTTACTATATTGTACTACCTGCCAACAGTGTACAATACACCGCAAAACTTTTAGTAAACTAA